The sequence CCGTGGACCGCTGGAACCGGGCCGGGATGTTCTTCGACGCGAAGGAGTACACGACCGCGGTGCGCATCCTGCGCGGACTCGTGACGGAGGCCCCCGGGCACACCGCGGCGCGGCTGCTGCTCGCCCGCGCCTACTACCACTCGGCGCAGCTGGGCCGCGCGGAGACCGAACTCCGCGCGATCCTCGACCGCGACCCCGTCGAGTCCTACGCGACGCTCCTGCTCGGCCGCACGCTGGAGCGCCAGGGCAGGGACGCCGAGGCGGCCCCGTACCTGCGGCTCGCCGCCGCGATGACGGGGAGCGAGCAGGACTGACGACCCGCCGCGACGACATGGTCACGCGGCGTCTCCGAGGGCCGGGCAGGCACCGTCACGGTGCGTGTCCGGCCCTCGTTCGGTCCAGCACCTCGGGCGGGGGCACCGCGCGCTCGGCAGGGTGGTGAGGCGGAAGCGACTCACCCTTTCGCCGAGGAGGACCCCATGAGCGCCACCGCTCCCGACATGGCCACCTACGTCTACGCGGTCCGCCGCTGCGGCGGCGACGTGCACCTGACCGGGCACCCCGAGGGCGCGATGGTGCGGCTGCTGCCCTTCGGCGCGCTCGTCGCCGTCGTGCAGGACGTGCCGCTGCGGGCCCTCGGCGGCCCGGCCGCGCTGCGCCGCCTCCTCGCCCCGGAACTGCTCGAACCCCTCGGCAGGCTGCACCGCGAACTCGTCCACGCGGCCGGGGCCACCGGGCCCACCGTGGCGCTCCCCGTCGGCACCTGCTACGCCAACGACGTCCGCGCCCGCGCGGCCCTGGAGGAGCAGGAGGAGCGCTTCGGCGCGGCCCTGCACCGTGTGACGGGCACGGCACGGGCGACGGGCCGGGTCGAACGGGACACGCTCGCGCGCAAGCAGCCGTGACCCGCGCTCCCGACCCGCGAACGCCGCCTCCCGGACGAGCACCCGCCCCCGCGCCCCGGCCCGCCCCACCGCGACTGCCCGGCGGCAGAACACCTCGCGGGTGCCCGCGCTGATCCGGCGCCTCAGCCCGCCAGCACCCGCACCGGCGCCCCGTCCGCCCACGCCCGTACCGCCTCGGCGGCCTGCCCGTAGAAGACCTCGTACGTGCCCTCGGTGACGTAGCCCAGGTGCGGCGTGAGGACCGTGCCCGGCGCGGTGCGCAAGGGGTGATCGGCCGGCAGCGGCTCGGTGTCGTAGACGTCGAGCCCGGCGCCCGCGAGGCGGCCCTCGTGGAGCGCGGCGACGAGTGCCGTCGTGTCGACGAGCGGGCCGCGCGAGGTGTTGACGAGGTACGCGGAGGGGCGCATCCAGGAGAGTTCCTCCGCGCCCACGAGGCCCGCCGAGCGCGGGCTCAGCTTGTAGTGCACCGTCACGACGTCGGCCGCGGCGAAGAGTTCGCGCTTGGCGACCGGCTCGGTGCCGAGGGAGCGGGCGTGCTCCGGGTCGAGGTTCTCGCTCCAGGCGAGGACGCGCATGCCGAAGGCGCGGCCGATCGCGGCGACGCGCGCGCCGAGCCGCCCGAGCCCGACGACACCGAGGACGCGCCCGTCGAGGTCCCCGCCCACGGTGTGCTGCCACTCCCCCGCACGCATCCCCGCGGCCTCGGCGGGGATCTGCCGTACGAGCGAGAGGATCAGGCCCCACGTCAGTTCGGGGGTCGCCGAGACGGGGCTCCGCGTGCCGCACACGGCGATGCCCAGTTCGCGGGCGGCTTCGAGGTCGATCGACGCGTTGGCCATGCCGGTCGTGACGAGCAGTCGCAGCTTCGGCAGCCGGGCGAGGCGTTCGCGCGGGAACGGCGTCCGCTCGCGCATCGCGACTACCACGTCCGCGTCGGCGAGCGCGGCGACGACGTCCTCGGTGTCAGCGAGGTGCTGGTGCAGGAACTCCACGTCCGCGCCGAGCGCCTGCCAGTCCGCGTAGCGGTGGGCGACGTGCTGGTAGTCGTCGAGGACGGCGATGCGCACGGGTGTTCCTTCCCTCGGTGCCGGTGGCCGCGTTCACCCTACGACCCGGGCCCGGCGCGGGGCGCCGGGCGTCCGCGCAGGTCACCGGTCCGACTCGGGCCATACGTAGGGGAGGTCGTCGGGGACGCCGGGGAAGAGGGGCGCGTAGTGGTCCGGGTCCTTGCGGACGAGGGCCGAGCGGTGGCTCAGGTGGAAGGCGGGGGTGCCGAGCCACGGGGGCAGTTCGCCCGCGCGGGCGAGGACGGGCTGGGTGCGGACCCGGCGGACCGCCCGGGAGGCCGTCAGGTCGGCGCGCAGCGAGGCCGCCACGGTGTCGGCGAAGCCGAGCGCCGTCCAGGCCGCGCTCATGTCGAGCCCGTACCGGACGAGCGCCTCCTCGTACCCGCGCCACATGGCCACCGCCGGGTGATGGCGCCAGCCGTGGCCGGGGACGGTGAGGCCGCGCAGCACCTGAAGCGTCTCGACGCGCTGCTTGCCGAGGCGACGGCGGTCGAGGACGCGGGCGGTGTCCCGGAAACCGGAGAAGGGCAGAAAGGTCTGCATGCGGCGTTCCTACCGCGCTGTGCCGCCGGGCACACTCCGGCGGGGTCCGCGTCGCCCGGGCGCGGGCGGGGCAGGTGCGGGGGTGGGGCGGGACGCTGAATGATGGGGGCGGACCGTCCCCCGCAGCGAACCCGCGCCCTTGCGACCGCGGCCGAACCACGACGAGGAGTGGCACATGCCCCACGACAGAGCAGGACAGCCCGCGCTGCCCGAGGACCTGACCGACATCCCCGCGCTGGTGACGTCCTACTACGCCCTCCACCCGGACCCGGCGGACGTGGACCAGAAGGTCGCCTTCGGCACCTCCGGGCACCGCGGCTCCTCGCTGAACACCGCCTTCAACGAGGACCACATCGCGGCCACGAGCCAGGCCATCTGCGAGTACCGGACCCGGCAGGGCACCACGGGCCCGCTCTTCCTCGGCGCCGACACGCACGCGCTCTCGGAGCCCGCGCGGGTCACCGCCCTGGAGGTGTTCGCGGCGAACGACGTACGGGTGCTGATCGACGCGGACGACGGCTACACGCCGACCCCCGCCGTCTCGCACGCGATCCTGCGCTGGAACAAGGGCCGCGAGCGCGACCTCGCGGACGGCGTCGTCGTGACGCCCTCGCACAACCCGCCGGGGGACGGCGGTTTCAAGTACAACCCGCCGAGCGGCGGCCCCGCCGGCTCCGAGGCGACCGGCTGGATCCAGGAGCGCGCCAACCGGATCATCGCGGACGGCCTGAAGGATGTCCGGCGCATCCCGTACACCCGGGCGCTCGCCGCCGACACGACGGAGCGGTACGACTTCCTCGGCACCTACGTCGAGGACCTGCCGACGGTGGTGGACCTGGAGGCGGTGCGCGCCGCGGGTGTGCGCATCGGCGCCGACCCGCTCGGCGGCGCCTCGGTCGCGTACTGGGGACGCATCGCCGAGCGCCACGGGCTCGACCTCACGGTCGTCAACCCGCACACCGATCCCACGTGGCGCTTCATGACGCTCGACTGGGACGGCAAGATCCGCATGGACTGCTCCTCGCCGTACGCGATGGCCTCGCTCATCGCGCAGCGCGAGCGCTACCAGCTCGCGACGGGCAACGACGCGGACGCCGACCGGCACGGCATCGTCACGCCGGACGCGGGGCTCATGAACCCCAACCACTACCTGTCCGTCGCGATCGGCTACCTCTACGCGCACCGCCCCCAGTGGTCCGCGACGGCGGGGATCGGCAAGACGCTCGTGTCCTCGTCCATGATCGACCGGGTCGCGGGCGAGCTGGGACGGCGGCTCGTCGAGGTTCCCGTCGGATTCAAGTGGTTCGTGGACGGGCTGCTCGACGGCTCGCTCGGCTTCGGCGGCGAGGAGTCGGCGGGCGCCTCGTTCTTGCGCAAGGACGGCTCGGTGTGGACCACCGACAAGGACGGCATCCTCCTCGCGCTCCTCGCCTCCGAGATCCTCGCCGTCACCCGGCAGACGCCCTCGGAGCGGTACGCGGAGCTGACGGCGCGTTTCGGCGATCCCGCCTACGCCCGTATCGACGCGCCCGCGACCCGCGAGGAGAAGGCGGTGCTCGCCAAGCTCTCGCCCGCGCAGATCACCGCGGACACCCTCGCGGGCGAGCCCGTCACCGCCGTCCTCACGGAGGCCCCCGGCAACGGGGCCCCGCTCGGCGGCATCAAGGTCACGACCGAGAACGCCTGGTTCGCGGCCCGCCCCAGCGGCACCGAGGACGTCTACAAGATCTACGCGGAGTCCTTCCGCGGCCCGAAGCACCTCGCACTCGTGCAGGAAGAGGCGAAGGGGGTCGTGGGCGACGCCCTGAAGGGGTGAGCCGGGACGGGGGCCCGCACGGGCCCCCGTCCCCGGTTCGGTGCCGCTTGTCGACCGTACGGCCGTACCGCCCGCGCGGCGTCCCCGGGCCCGTGCCCACAGTGGCGTATGCCCAGTCCCGCGCACACGCCCGTGCACCCGCCGCCGCCCGCAGGACCGGTCGTCCCCGGGACCCGTCTGCGGCCCGCCGCCGTGTTCCTCGCGCTCGCGACCGTCGTGGCGCTCGCCGCCGGGTGGCCGCTCGTCGCGCGGGCGCTGCCCGACGAGGAGGGCGTACGGGCCGGGGCGCGGCTCACGATCGGCCCCGAGGGCGCGGGGCGGGTGGTCCTGCAAGTGCGCGGGGGCGGCTGGGAGCTGTCCCGCTCCGCGAGCGACCCGGACAGCGGCTATCTGCTCAGCCGCGCGGGGGTACGGGTCAGGGCGAGCCGCGTCGACCTGCTCACGACCGAGGCGGCGGGACGGCTGTGGCCGGGGCTGCGGGACGTGCTGCGGGCCTCGGACGCGGGCTCGCGCCTCGGGGCGCCCGAGAGGGCCCGTACGGCGGAGGGCCGCCCGGGGCGGACCGGGAGCGCCGAGCAGGGCGGGCGCGCGGGACGCGCCTTCGCCTTCGCCGCGCCGGGCGAGGACTTCGCCGTGACGGTCGTGGTGCTCGGCGGGCGCGGCGCGGAGCGGGAGGCGCTGCGGGACGGGTACGCGCTGGCGCGCAGCGCCCGTTTCGAGGGCGGTGCGGCGTGAGCGCCCCACCGGCCACCGCACCGGCCCCCGCGCCCGCGCGGTTCAGGGAGGTACGGGCCTGGGCGGCGCGCCGCCGCCTCGGCGCGGCGATCGTCGTCCTCTGCCTCTTCGGGCTCGGCGTCCTCGTCTGGAACTTCTCCGGCACCGCTCGGGCCTTCCCCGGGCCCGCCCTCCTGTCCGCCTTCCTCCTCGCGGTCGTGCTGTACGTCGCCTTCACGCTGCTGCGCCGGGTGCGCCCGGTGCGCACGCCGCCCCGGAAGTGGAGCTGGGCGGGGGTCGCCTGGGGGGCCACGGCGGCGACGGGGTGCGCGCTGCTCGCCAACGGCGGGCTCTCGGCGGTGTGGTCGCGCACCGCCGGGGTCGACTTCGCGTCCTCGTGGGGCGCGGCGCTGACCGCGCCGCTCAACGAGGAGGGCATCAAGACGGCGGGCATCGTGCTGCTCGGCGTGGCGTTCCCCGCGCGGATGCGCGGGCCACTGGACGGCTGGGTGCTCGGGGCGCTCGTGGGACTCGGCTTCCAGATGGCGGAGAACTGGACGTACGCGCTCAACGGCATCGTCGGGACGGGCGGCACCACGCCCGGTGACGCGGCGCTCCAGTCCGTGGTGGGGCGGGTCCTGTACACGGGCCTCGGCTCGCACTGGACGATGTCGGCGGTCGCGGGGACGGGTGTGGGCCTGCTGCTGAGCCGTTCGCCGGGGCCCGCGCGGCGGCGGCGCGCGGGGGCGGCGGCGTGCGTGCTGACGGCGGTGGGGATGCACTGGCTCTTCAACGCGCCGTTCCTCGGCGGAGGGCTCGGCACGGGCGTCAAGGCGGCGTTCGACTTCCTCGTCGCGGGCAGCTTCTGGATCGTCCTGCGGCACGCCTACCGGCACCGTGCGCGGGCCGAGTTGCGTGCGCCGGGGGTCGCGCCGGGCGCGGACCGCCTGCTGACCCGGCGCGGGCGCCGCCGGGTGCGGGCGGCGGTGCCGCAGGGGGCGGAACGGGAGCGGTACGCGCGGCTCATGGTGGCCCAGCTCGACCTCCTGGAGGAGCGCGCGGGCACGGGCTGCCCGCGCCCGGCCTTCGAGGCGGCGGCGCGGGCCCGGGTGGCCGAGGCGCGGTACGTCCCTTCGGGCGTCGAGGGCTACTGAAGGCGGCGGGCGCGTACGGTACGCCCGTGCCGCCCGGCGCGCCGGGGCTTTCCCCGGGCTCTCGCCCGTCCGGCGGAAGGTGCATGACGCGGGCTCCGGCGGGGCATAGGATCGCCCAGATTCTGCGAAGGGAAGACTCATGGCATCGGCTACGTGTCCGTGCGGCGGTACCTTCAGCACGGGCGACCCCGGTCCCGGCGGGGAGATCCCCGAGCTGGTCCACCGCGACGCACTGAACCGCGAGGCCCCCTGCCCCCTGGAGACCCCGGCCACCCCGGCCCGGGCGGAGGCACGGGCGGGCTGAGCCGACAGGCGGGAACGGGGGCGGCGCGCCCGCACCGAACGCCCCGCGTCCCACTCCACCGCGGCGCGAGCATCCCCAGCGCCCTTTCGCGCAGGCCGCTTTCCCTGTTTCCGTACCGCCTCGCGATCGCCCGGCGCCGGGCCGCCCCCTGGGTGAGGCCGGCCCCCCCGGCCCGTACCGTACGGGCATGGTGACGACGTGGGACGTGGCGGGGCGTGGGGTGTTGCGGTTGCCGTCGGGGGTGCTGGTGCGGGGGCGGGGGTTGCGGGATGGGGAGCCGGCGGGCGTGGGGGCGGAGTTCGGGGTGTATCTACTGGGGCGCGACCCGGGCGTGACTGCGTGGGAGGCGCGGTGGGTCCGGTGGCCGGATTTTCGGCTCCCCAGCGATCGCCCGGCGTTCGCGGCGGTGTTGCGCGAGGCGCTGTCCCGGGCCGCCGGGGAGCGGGTCGAGTTCGCGTGCGGGGGCGGGATCGGGCGCACCGGCACGGCCCTCGCGTGCCTCGCGGTGCTGGACGGGGTCCCGGCGCGCGAGGCGGTCGCGTACGTACGGGCCGGTTACCACCCGCGCGCCGTCGAGACGCCGTGGCAGCGGCGCTTCGTGCGACGGTACGGGGCGGGGGCGGCCTGATCGGCCGGGAGGGCGCGGGAACGGGCCCGTACCCTCCCCGCCCCGTCCCCCTCCCGGTCGTCAGCTTCCGTCCCGGTACGCCTCCAGGAGCCGCAGCCACACCTCGCTGATCGTCGGGTAGGACGGGACCGCGTGCCACAGGCGGGCGAGGGGGACCTCGCCCGCGATCGCGATCGTCGCGGAGTGGAGGAGTTCGCTCACGCCGGGGCCGACGAAGGTGGCGCCGCGCAGGAAGCCGTGGTCCTCGTCGACGATCAGGCGGGCGCGGCCCGTGTAGCCGTCGGCGTAGAGGGCGGCGCCCGCGACGGAGCCGATCTCCTGGTCCACGGCGCGCACGCGGTGGCCCGCCGCCTCGGCCTCCGCGAGGGTCAGGCCGACCGCCGCGATCTCGGGATCGGTGAAGACGACCTGCGGGACGGCCGCGTGGTCGGCGGTGGTCTGCGCCGGGGACCAGGGCGCGGTGTCGACCGTCTCCCCCTTCGCGCGGGCGGCGATCGCCGTGCCCGCGACGCGGGCCTGGTACTTGCCCTGGTGGGTGAGGAGCGCGCGGTGGTTGAGGTCGCCGACGGAGTAGAGCCAGTCGGTGCCGGGGACGCGGCAGCTGTCGTCCGACTCCAGCCAGGCGCCGGGCTCCAGGTCCACCGTCTCCAGGCCGAGGTCCTCGCTGCGCGGGGCGCGGCCCGTGGCGAAGAGGACTTCGTCGGCCTCCAGGGTCGAGCCGTCCCCGAGGGTCAGCGAGACCGTTCCGGTGCCGCCGGGGCGGGAGACCTCGGCGACGGAGGTGCGGGGGCGGATGTCGACGCCGTGCTCGGCGAGCTGCTTGGCGAGGAGTTCCCCGGCGAACGGCTCCAGGCGGTCGAGGAGGCCCTCGCCGCGGACGAGCAGGGTGACGTGCGCGCCGAGGCCGCGCCAGGCCGTGGCCATCTCGACGGCGACGACGCCGCCGCCGACGATCGCGAGCCTGCCGGGCACCTGCTGGGCGCTCGTGGCCTCACGGCTCGTCCACGGTTTCGCCTCGTCGATCCCCGGGAGGGGCGGGAGCTTGGCGCGGCTGCCGGTCGCGAGGACGACGGCGTGCCGTGCCGTGAGCCGTCTGACGGTGCCCTCGGGGGTCGTGACGGCGACGGTTTTCGGCCCGTCGAGCCGTCCGTGGCCGCGGACGAGGGGCACGTCGACCGAGTCGAGCCACTCGACCTGCCCGCCGTCCTTCCAGTGCGAGGTGAAGGAGTCCCTGCGCGCGAGCACGGGGCCCGCTTCGAGGGGCCAGGTGACCTGCTGCGCGAGGCCGGGCAGGCGTCGGGCGTCGGCCTGTGCGAGTACGGGGCGCAGGAGCGCCTTGCTGGGCATGCAGGCCCAGTAGGAGCACTCGCCGCCGACGAGTTCGCTCTCCACGATCACGGTGCTCAGGCCCGCGGAGCGGGTGCGGTCGGCGGCGTTCTCGCCGACGGGGCCCGCGCCCACCACCACGACGTCGTAGGTCTGCTGCTCGGCCTCGGTTCCGGTGTCCGTCATGACTCCAGTCTGTCGAAGTGTGTGCGTCCTCGCCACGGGGGTAGCGGGGACGGAATACGCCCTGACGCGGCACCGTTGTCCTGACGGGTTCGCATCCGGGCCGTATCGATGTGCCAGGACAGACCAGGAAGTAGGAGAAGCATGCCCACTGTGGAGCTGACCAAGGAGAATTTCGACCAGACCGTGACGGACAACGAGTTCGTCCTGATCGATTTCTGGGCGTCCTGGTGCGGTCCCTGCCGCTCCTTCGCCCCGGTCTACGAGAAGTCGTCCGAGGAGAACCAGGACCTCGTCTACGGGAAGATCGACACCGAGGCACAGCCCGAACTGGCCGCCGCCTTCGGTATCCAGTCGATTCCGACGCTGATGATCGTCCGCGACCAGGTCGCGGTCTTCGCCCAGCCGGGCGCGCTGCCGGAGGCCGCGCTCCAGGACGTCATCGGGCAGGCGCGGGCGCTCGACATGGACGAGGTCCGCAAGTCGATCGCCGAGGCCGAGAAGTCGACGGGCGGGGAGTCCCCGCAGCCGGGCGAGTCCGCCTGAGCCACGCCGGCGACGGCACCAGGACCGGGGTCCGCGCGAGGGCCGGAACACCCCCCTTCCGTACCGGTCTCCCGTGGTCCCGGACCACCCCCTCTCACCCGTTCGGGTGAGAGGGGGTGGTTTTTTCGCGCACCTGTGCCCCCGCCACCGGGGGAGCCGCGCGGGAACTTCCTCAGAAGGGGTAGCCCGCCACGTCCGCGCGTACGGTCGTCCACCGCGTCTCGGTGAAGGCGTCGAGGTTGGCCTCGCCGCCGAAGCGGGCGCCGGTGCCGGAGGCGCCGAGGCCGCCGAAGGGGGCGACCGCCTCGTCGTTGACGGTCTGGTCGTTGATGTGGACGATCCCGGTCGGGACGCGCTCGGCGAGTTCGAGGCCGCGCGCGGTGTCGCGCGTGACGATGCCGAGCGCGAGTCCGTAGGGGCTCGCGGCGGCGAGCTTGACGGCCTCGTCGTCGTCGGCGAAGGACCGTACGGGCGCGACGGGCCCGAAGACCTCCTCGGTGTAGGCCGGGGTGTCCTCGTCGACGTCGGCGAGGACCGTGGGCCGGTAGAAGAGGCCCTCGTGGGTGCCGCCCGCGGCGAGTCTGGCGCCACGCGCGGTGCTCGCCTCGACGAGGCGGTGGATCCTGCCGAGCTGGCCCTGGTCGATGACCGGCCCGAGGTGGACCTGCTCGCGGTAGGGATCGCCGACGCCGAGCGAGTCGGCCTTGGCGGCGAGCCGGGCCACGTACTCGTCGTAGAGCGAGGCGTGCACGAGGTGCCGCCCGGTGGTCATGCAGACCTGTCCCTGGTGGAAGAAGGAGCCCCAGGCGGCGGTGGATATGACGGCGTCGATGTCGGCGTCCTCGCGCACGATCAGCGCCGAGTTGCCGCCGAGTTCGAGGTGCGCGCGGGTGAGGTGGCGCCCGGCGGCCTCGCCGACCGCGCGGCCCGCCGTGGTGGACCCGGTGAAGGAGAGGACGGGGACGCGGGGATCGGCCACGAGGGCCTGGCCCATCGAGGCGTCCCCCGGCAGGACGTGCAGGACATCCTCGGGGAGCCCGGCGGCGGCGAACACGGCGGCGAGGGCGAGGCCGCCGCTGACGGCGGTGCGCGGATCGGGCTTGAGGAGCACGGCGTTGCCGAGGGCGAGCGCGGGCGCGACGGAGCGGATCGCGAGGACGAGCGGCACGTTGAAGGGCGCGATGACGCCGACGACGCCCACGGGGACGCGGCGCGTGTACGAGAGCCGGGGCGCCTCCGAGGGGAGCACCTGGCCGAGCGGGCGCGAGGCGAGCGCGGCGGCCTCGAAGCACTCCTCGGCGGCCACGCGCAGTTCGAAGTCGGCCTTGCCCGGGATCGATCCGGTCTCCCGCACGATCCAGTCGCGCAGTTCCGCCGCGTGCGCGGTGAACAGTTCGCCCGCGCGCCGCAGTACGGCCGCGCGCTCCGCGTGGGGGCGGGCGGCCCAGGTGTGGCGGGCGGCGTCGGCGACGCGTGCCGCGTCGGCCAGGTCCCCGGTGGTGGCGAGGCGGTAGTGGCCCAGCGTGTCACCGGTGGCGGGCTCGGTGACGGGGTGCTCGGCGCCCGAGAGCGGACGGGGCTGCCAGGCGGCGGGATCGAGCAGGGGCATCGGGTGCGTCTCCAGTCGGTGTGGTCCGGGGTGGTCCCCGGCAGGCGGGGAGGCCGAGGCACACGGCGGCACCGGGTTCGCGTGGTGGGGGGAGGGCGCGCGGAACCACCGACTCGCTGCCGAATGCTCACAACCGGTCAGATCTGGTCGAGCAACGATCATCCTAGCCAAGACAGTTGACCGTGGGCCATGGGTTCCGCCGCGCTCACGACCGGCGGTCGGCAACCCGCCCTTCTCCCCCCTCTCACCGGAAGCATTCCCTCCGACCTTGCGAATCAGCCGAGTTGGCGGAGCCTTCCGCACACCGCCGCGCACCGCCCGGCGCCGGACGCGGTGCGGGAGCGCGGAGGGGCGGCAACTACGGTGTGCCGGTGACTGCTTTCACGGATGATCAGGCGCCGGGACCGGCGGACGAGAGCGTGGTGCCGGGCCGTTTCGGCGCGCACGCGACGAGCGAGGCGGACGCCGCCGGGGTGGGCCGCGTGCACACCTCGTACGCGCCCGCGCACGACGGGGACCCGGACCCGGGCGAGATCGTGTGGACCTGGGTGCCCTACCGCGAGAACGACGGGCGCGGCAAGGACCGCCCGGTGCTCGTCGTCGCCCGCGAGGAGGCGGGCACGCTGCTCGCCGTCCAGCTCTCCAGCAAGCCGCACTCGGGCGACCGCGACTGGGTCTTCCTCGGCAGCGGCCCCTGGGACCGCACGGGCCGCGACTCCTGGGTCGCCCTGCACCGCGTCCTGCGGCTGCACGAGGAGGGGATGC comes from Streptomyces sp. Tu6071 and encodes:
- a CDS encoding tetratricopeptide repeat protein; this translates as MNDTYFEFGTPVDRWNRAGMFFDAKEYTTAVRILRGLVTEAPGHTAARLLLARAYYHSAQLGRAETELRAILDRDPVESYATLLLGRTLERQGRDAEAAPYLRLAAAMTGSEQD
- a CDS encoding GvpL/GvpF family gas vesicle protein, which codes for MSATAPDMATYVYAVRRCGGDVHLTGHPEGAMVRLLPFGALVAVVQDVPLRALGGPAALRRLLAPELLEPLGRLHRELVHAAGATGPTVALPVGTCYANDVRARAALEEQEERFGAALHRVTGTARATGRVERDTLARKQP
- a CDS encoding D-2-hydroxyacid dehydrogenase family protein, whose product is MRIAVLDDYQHVAHRYADWQALGADVEFLHQHLADTEDVVAALADADVVVAMRERTPFPRERLARLPKLRLLVTTGMANASIDLEAARELGIAVCGTRSPVSATPELTWGLILSLVRQIPAEAAGMRAGEWQHTVGGDLDGRVLGVVGLGRLGARVAAIGRAFGMRVLAWSENLDPEHARSLGTEPVAKRELFAAADVVTVHYKLSPRSAGLVGAEELSWMRPSAYLVNTSRGPLVDTTALVAALHEGRLAGAGLDVYDTEPLPADHPLRTAPGTVLTPHLGYVTEGTYEVFYGQAAEAVRAWADGAPVRVLAG
- a CDS encoding MSMEG_6728 family protein, with translation MQTFLPFSGFRDTARVLDRRRLGKQRVETLQVLRGLTVPGHGWRHHPAVAMWRGYEEALVRYGLDMSAAWTALGFADTVAASLRADLTASRAVRRVRTQPVLARAGELPPWLGTPAFHLSHRSALVRKDPDHYAPLFPGVPDDLPYVWPESDR
- the pgm gene encoding phosphoglucomutase (alpha-D-glucose-1,6-bisphosphate-dependent); the protein is MPHDRAGQPALPEDLTDIPALVTSYYALHPDPADVDQKVAFGTSGHRGSSLNTAFNEDHIAATSQAICEYRTRQGTTGPLFLGADTHALSEPARVTALEVFAANDVRVLIDADDGYTPTPAVSHAILRWNKGRERDLADGVVVTPSHNPPGDGGFKYNPPSGGPAGSEATGWIQERANRIIADGLKDVRRIPYTRALAADTTERYDFLGTYVEDLPTVVDLEAVRAAGVRIGADPLGGASVAYWGRIAERHGLDLTVVNPHTDPTWRFMTLDWDGKIRMDCSSPYAMASLIAQRERYQLATGNDADADRHGIVTPDAGLMNPNHYLSVAIGYLYAHRPQWSATAGIGKTLVSSSMIDRVAGELGRRLVEVPVGFKWFVDGLLDGSLGFGGEESAGASFLRKDGSVWTTDKDGILLALLASEILAVTRQTPSERYAELTARFGDPAYARIDAPATREEKAVLAKLSPAQITADTLAGEPVTAVLTEAPGNGAPLGGIKVTTENAWFAARPSGTEDVYKIYAESFRGPKHLALVQEEAKGVVGDALKG
- a CDS encoding PrsW family intramembrane metalloprotease; its protein translation is MSAPPATAPAPAPARFREVRAWAARRRLGAAIVVLCLFGLGVLVWNFSGTARAFPGPALLSAFLLAVVLYVAFTLLRRVRPVRTPPRKWSWAGVAWGATAATGCALLANGGLSAVWSRTAGVDFASSWGAALTAPLNEEGIKTAGIVLLGVAFPARMRGPLDGWVLGALVGLGFQMAENWTYALNGIVGTGGTTPGDAALQSVVGRVLYTGLGSHWTMSAVAGTGVGLLLSRSPGPARRRRAGAAACVLTAVGMHWLFNAPFLGGGLGTGVKAAFDFLVAGSFWIVLRHAYRHRARAELRAPGVAPGADRLLTRRGRRRVRAAVPQGAERERYARLMVAQLDLLEERAGTGCPRPAFEAAARARVAEARYVPSGVEGY
- a CDS encoding protein-tyrosine phosphatase family protein produces the protein MVTTWDVAGRGVLRLPSGVLVRGRGLRDGEPAGVGAEFGVYLLGRDPGVTAWEARWVRWPDFRLPSDRPAFAAVLREALSRAAGERVEFACGGGIGRTGTALACLAVLDGVPAREAVAYVRAGYHPRAVETPWQRRFVRRYGAGAA
- a CDS encoding dihydrolipoyl dehydrogenase family protein; the encoded protein is MTDTGTEAEQQTYDVVVVGAGPVGENAADRTRSAGLSTVIVESELVGGECSYWACMPSKALLRPVLAQADARRLPGLAQQVTWPLEAGPVLARRDSFTSHWKDGGQVEWLDSVDVPLVRGHGRLDGPKTVAVTTPEGTVRRLTARHAVVLATGSRAKLPPLPGIDEAKPWTSREATSAQQVPGRLAIVGGGVVAVEMATAWRGLGAHVTLLVRGEGLLDRLEPFAGELLAKQLAEHGVDIRPRTSVAEVSRPGGTGTVSLTLGDGSTLEADEVLFATGRAPRSEDLGLETVDLEPGAWLESDDSCRVPGTDWLYSVGDLNHRALLTHQGKYQARVAGTAIAARAKGETVDTAPWSPAQTTADHAAVPQVVFTDPEIAAVGLTLAEAEAAGHRVRAVDQEIGSVAGAALYADGYTGRARLIVDEDHGFLRGATFVGPGVSELLHSATIAIAGEVPLARLWHAVPSYPTISEVWLRLLEAYRDGS
- the trxA gene encoding thioredoxin, translated to MPTVELTKENFDQTVTDNEFVLIDFWASWCGPCRSFAPVYEKSSEENQDLVYGKIDTEAQPELAAAFGIQSIPTLMIVRDQVAVFAQPGALPEAALQDVIGQARALDMDEVRKSIAEAEKSTGGESPQPGESA
- a CDS encoding aldehyde dehydrogenase family protein, which codes for MPLLDPAAWQPRPLSGAEHPVTEPATGDTLGHYRLATTGDLADAARVADAARHTWAARPHAERAAVLRRAGELFTAHAAELRDWIVRETGSIPGKADFELRVAAEECFEAAALASRPLGQVLPSEAPRLSYTRRVPVGVVGVIAPFNVPLVLAIRSVAPALALGNAVLLKPDPRTAVSGGLALAAVFAAAGLPEDVLHVLPGDASMGQALVADPRVPVLSFTGSTTAGRAVGEAAGRHLTRAHLELGGNSALIVREDADIDAVISTAAWGSFFHQGQVCMTTGRHLVHASLYDEYVARLAAKADSLGVGDPYREQVHLGPVIDQGQLGRIHRLVEASTARGARLAAGGTHEGLFYRPTVLADVDEDTPAYTEEVFGPVAPVRSFADDDEAVKLAAASPYGLALGIVTRDTARGLELAERVPTGIVHINDQTVNDEAVAPFGGLGASGTGARFGGEANLDAFTETRWTTVRADVAGYPF
- a CDS encoding type II toxin-antitoxin system PemK/MazF family toxin; this translates as MTAFTDDQAPGPADESVVPGRFGAHATSEADAAGVGRVHTSYAPAHDGDPDPGEIVWTWVPYRENDGRGKDRPVLVVAREEAGTLLAVQLSSKPHSGDRDWVFLGSGPWDRTGRDSWVALHRVLRLHEEGMRREACALDRMRFNTVVGRLRERYGWH